A single Bifidobacterium asteroides DNA region contains:
- a CDS encoding RNA polymerase-binding protein RbpA — translation MAERSLRGMSIGAKSLESDQNVDFAARSEVAYVCPKGHRTILPLAEGAEVPQEWECRCGQIAHLEGHDEQESGKTGKPTRTHWDMLLERRSEDELKAVLDKRLKMHREGWFPDYE, via the coding sequence ATGGCAGAGCGCAGTCTTCGCGGCATGAGTATTGGGGCGAAGTCCCTGGAATCCGATCAGAATGTGGATTTTGCTGCACGCAGCGAGGTCGCCTATGTCTGCCCCAAAGGCCATCGGACTATCCTGCCCTTGGCTGAAGGCGCTGAGGTGCCGCAGGAGTGGGAGTGCCGCTGCGGGCAGATTGCTCACCTTGAGGGGCATGACGAGCAGGAGTCCGGCAAGACCGGAAAGCCGACCAGGACCCACTGGGACATGCTGCTGGAGCGCCGGTCGGAGGACGAGCTCAAGGCTGTGCTTGACAAGCGTCTGAAAATGCACCGCGAAGGATGGTTCCCGGACTATGAGTAA
- a CDS encoding DUF881 domain-containing protein: protein MTEPQMTPQSFPVPPDRALIHRRAAFSHSSAGLERHYVDQESSEPAQESMRRRMADESLRLIDDLTNRPMDPMFEDARLLPAERRSPLSVWVNRILVFVICVLVGLAGTGIVQVLHRDPRQKVREKLISQVEGVSKRANDLNSQISDLNGNIDTLSAQEGGQGQNSTQAADDLTNGTSKVQGQGVVITLANPIASKDSRDNADQIKLLTDQDLQWFLTKLWSAGAEAIAINGNRIGTQTSVRTAGQTILVGTTSIESPYKIEAIGDQGALSDLMVRSDLQGRLRDLKRANITVNVAKQRRLNLNAVSLPNLSYAGRSH from the coding sequence ATGACTGAACCGCAGATGACCCCCCAATCCTTCCCCGTGCCGCCTGACCGTGCCTTGATTCACCGCCGGGCGGCTTTTTCGCATTCCAGCGCAGGTCTGGAACGCCACTATGTGGACCAGGAAAGCTCGGAGCCCGCCCAGGAATCCATGCGTCGGCGCATGGCTGATGAGTCTCTGAGGCTGATTGACGACCTGACCAACCGTCCCATGGACCCCATGTTCGAGGATGCCCGTCTGCTGCCCGCTGAGCGTAGATCGCCGCTGAGCGTCTGGGTCAATCGGATACTGGTCTTCGTCATTTGCGTGCTGGTCGGCCTGGCGGGCACGGGTATAGTTCAGGTGTTGCACCGGGACCCGCGTCAGAAGGTACGCGAGAAGCTCATCTCCCAGGTGGAGGGGGTCAGCAAGCGTGCCAATGACCTCAACAGTCAGATATCGGACCTTAACGGCAATATCGACACGCTCTCGGCTCAGGAGGGCGGCCAAGGGCAGAACAGCACGCAGGCCGCTGACGATCTGACCAACGGCACCAGCAAGGTGCAGGGGCAGGGCGTCGTCATCACCCTGGCCAACCCCATTGCCTCCAAGGATTCCCGGGACAATGCCGATCAGATCAAACTGCTCACCGACCAGGACCTGCAGTGGTTCCTGACCAAGCTTTGGTCTGCTGGGGCCGAAGCCATTGCCATCAACGGCAATAGAATAGGAACACAGACATCAGTGCGTACAGCCGGTCAGACCATTTTGGTGGGGACCACCTCGATCGAGTCACCCTACAAGATCGAAGCCATCGGCGACCAAGGCGCCTTGTCCGATCTGATGGTTCGCAGTGATCTGCAGGGCCGCCTGCGTGACCTCAAAAGGGCGAACATCACTGTCAATGTGGCCAAGCAGCGGCGCCTGAATCTGAATGCAGTGAGTTTGCCCAATCTGTCCTATGCCGGAAGGAGTCATTGA
- the rpe gene encoding ribulose-phosphate 3-epimerase produces the protein MSIQIAPSILSADFANLERDLKAIANADMVHVDVMDHHFVPNLTLGEPVVERICQVTDLPVDVHLMIEDPDRWAPEFAKLGVASVTFHTGAVHAPVRLARQLHDMGVKACLAVRPAEPVEPIFDILDEFDMILVMTVEPGFGGQKFLDNQMPKTRRLRDQITARGLKTHIQVDGGVSPTTAPIVAEAGADVLVAGSAVYGADDPAKAIDQIRQAAQVSYKD, from the coding sequence ATGAGCATTCAGATAGCACCCAGCATTCTTTCCGCCGATTTCGCCAACTTGGAGCGGGATCTCAAGGCTATTGCCAATGCCGATATGGTTCACGTGGATGTGATGGACCACCATTTCGTTCCCAACCTGACGCTTGGCGAGCCTGTGGTGGAGCGCATCTGCCAGGTGACCGACCTGCCGGTGGACGTGCATCTGATGATCGAGGACCCCGACCGGTGGGCCCCGGAATTCGCCAAACTGGGTGTTGCCTCCGTCACCTTCCACACCGGAGCCGTCCATGCCCCGGTCCGTCTGGCCCGCCAGCTGCACGACATGGGGGTCAAGGCCTGCCTGGCCGTGCGCCCTGCCGAACCTGTGGAGCCGATCTTCGACATTCTCGATGAGTTTGACATGATTCTGGTCATGACCGTGGAGCCAGGATTCGGCGGGCAGAAGTTCCTGGACAATCAGATGCCCAAGACCCGCCGTCTTCGTGACCAGATCACCGCCCGCGGCCTGAAGACCCACATCCAGGTGGATGGCGGGGTGAGTCCCACCACGGCTCCCATCGTGGCAGAGGCTGGAGCCGATGTCCTGGTGGCAGGCTCCGCGGTCTACGGCGCTGACGACCCGGCCAAGGCCATTGACCAGATCCGGCAGGCCGCGCAGGTAAGCTACAAGGACTGA
- a CDS encoding CDP-alcohol phosphatidyltransferase family protein: MALIDRISRSRYSPEPRSVILTVPNVISLLRILSIPLIAYLVANRHLIISLVVMLISALSDGVDGIIARRFNQVSKLGQILDPVADRLLILCSVLALSIASILPWWLLALVGARDVLMGLLVLTLAQHDYGPLPVHFAGKTGTAVLMLAIPALIFADVGTSAFFRFFHLVALAAVIWGVGLYWLAGLIYARQGIGLLRQDRHHD, from the coding sequence ATGGCACTGATTGATCGAATTTCACGCAGCAGGTACAGCCCTGAGCCACGGTCGGTGATTCTCACCGTACCCAATGTCATCAGCCTGCTTCGTATCCTCTCCATACCTCTTATTGCCTATCTGGTGGCCAACCGTCATCTGATCATTTCCTTGGTAGTCATGCTGATTTCGGCCCTTTCTGACGGTGTGGATGGGATCATTGCCCGCAGGTTCAACCAGGTCAGCAAGCTGGGGCAGATCCTGGACCCGGTTGCCGATCGGCTGCTGATTCTCTGTTCCGTACTTGCTCTGAGCATCGCCTCCATACTCCCATGGTGGCTTCTGGCCCTAGTCGGTGCCCGGGATGTGCTCATGGGGCTGTTGGTTTTGACGCTGGCCCAGCATGATTATGGCCCCTTGCCGGTGCACTTCGCTGGCAAGACTGGTACGGCCGTGCTCATGCTGGCCATACCGGCCCTGATTTTTGCGGATGTGGGCACTTCAGCCTTCTTCCGTTTCTTCCACCTGGTGGCTCTTGCGGCTGTCATCTGGGGGGTTGGCCTTTACTGGCTGGCAGGGCTGATCTACGCACGTCAGGGCATCGGGCTGCTTCGTCAGGACCGCCATCATGACTGA
- a CDS encoding phosphoribosyl-ATP diphosphatase, giving the protein MKTFDGLFEELTTKAKERPEGSLTVEELDKGTHFIGKKINEEAGETWIAAEYEGKERTAEEMSQLLYHIQVMMIDRGITLEDVYRYL; this is encoded by the coding sequence ATGAAGACCTTCGATGGGTTGTTTGAGGAGCTCACGACCAAGGCCAAGGAGCGCCCAGAAGGATCCTTGACTGTTGAAGAGCTGGACAAGGGCACGCATTTCATCGGCAAGAAGATCAATGAAGAGGCTGGAGAGACATGGATCGCCGCTGAGTATGAGGGCAAGGAGCGGACGGCCGAGGAGATGAGCCAGCTGCTGTACCACATCCAGGTCATGATGATCGATCGAGGCATCACCCTGGAGGATGTCTACAGATATCTGTGA
- a CDS encoding HAD hydrolase-like protein has protein sequence MSKSPRRLVLLDLDGTLTASHPGIIASVVQTFKELGHPVPDESELRQFIGPAVEVSLRRNGIREEDIDKGVQIYRRYYSEIAAFDDPDHPGQHIPGRLLATVFDGIPEQLNRMHEHGLTLAVATCKPEYQAQPVCDHFGLTPLVDGVYGASKDSTRITKAQVITHALQQLGFDANQGDRALMVGDRWTDADGAQETGLDCLGCGWGYAEPGELESHGCYRVIDQVDRLCQTTDDYFGNNQTQH, from the coding sequence ATGAGTAAATCACCGCGCCGCCTGGTTCTGCTGGATCTGGACGGCACCCTGACCGCCTCGCATCCGGGCATTATCGCCTCCGTGGTGCAAACTTTCAAAGAGCTTGGTCATCCCGTGCCCGATGAAAGCGAGCTTCGCCAATTCATAGGCCCTGCCGTTGAAGTATCCCTGCGCCGCAACGGCATCAGAGAAGAAGACATCGATAAGGGCGTCCAGATTTACCGGCGCTATTACAGTGAGATAGCGGCATTTGATGATCCTGACCATCCAGGACAACACATCCCTGGACGTCTGCTCGCTACGGTCTTTGACGGCATTCCCGAACAGCTGAATCGTATGCACGAGCATGGTCTGACCTTGGCCGTGGCCACCTGCAAACCCGAGTACCAGGCTCAGCCGGTATGTGACCACTTCGGACTTACGCCACTGGTAGATGGTGTCTATGGTGCCAGCAAGGACTCCACACGAATCACCAAGGCCCAGGTCATCACCCACGCTCTGCAACAGCTTGGCTTTGACGCCAACCAGGGTGACCGAGCCCTTATGGTCGGCGACCGCTGGACCGATGCCGATGGTGCGCAGGAAACCGGTCTTGACTGCCTAGGATGCGGCTGGGGCTATGCCGAACCCGGAGAACTGGAATCTCACGGCTGCTATCGTGTCATCGACCAGGTTGACCGATTGTGCCAAACCACTGACGATTACTTCGGCAACAATCAGACTCAGCATTGA
- a CDS encoding DUF881 domain-containing protein, translating to MRHTLRKKRDEGMPKSIPPRRPGRVRAPADDTQTGAFPVVRRRPLRTLNSNATRVRLVTSVLVALMCALLGFGYAVQVHNNQSSYQSLSEEELVRVLDETSNQVDKLEERKSQLNQQLTSIKSAADKQKEAARIAQQNEQSSGILAGRLPAQGRGVVVTVTEDSDRVDASTMFNLIEELRNAGAEVISFNDVRVVTSTYLLDTRTGLQCDHAKLRSPYIVKAIGDPDSLQNAVQIAGGVGSRIKVQFHATVSVEQSNSVRIDQVRRVQDYQYAKPVE from the coding sequence ATGAGACACACCCTGAGGAAGAAGCGCGACGAGGGAATGCCCAAGAGCATTCCGCCTAGGAGGCCCGGACGGGTCAGGGCTCCAGCCGACGATACGCAGACCGGTGCTTTTCCGGTGGTTCGCCGTCGGCCTCTGCGCACCCTCAATTCCAACGCCACCAGGGTCAGACTGGTTACCAGCGTCCTGGTGGCCCTTATGTGCGCCCTGTTGGGTTTCGGGTATGCGGTCCAGGTGCATAATAACCAGTCCTCCTACCAGAGTCTGTCCGAGGAGGAGCTGGTACGGGTGCTGGACGAGACCAGCAACCAGGTCGATAAGCTGGAGGAGCGCAAGAGCCAGCTCAACCAGCAGCTGACCTCCATCAAGTCAGCCGCCGACAAGCAGAAGGAGGCTGCCCGCATAGCCCAGCAGAATGAGCAGAGCAGCGGCATCCTGGCCGGACGGCTGCCTGCCCAGGGCAGGGGAGTGGTGGTAACGGTCACCGAGGACAGTGACCGGGTGGACGCCTCTACCATGTTCAATCTGATCGAAGAACTGCGCAACGCTGGCGCCGAGGTCATATCCTTCAACGATGTCCGGGTGGTTACCAGCACCTATCTGCTGGACACCCGCACCGGTCTGCAATGCGACCACGCCAAGCTGCGCAGTCCCTACATTGTCAAGGCCATTGGGGATCCGGACAGCCTGCAGAATGCCGTTCAGATCGCTGGGGGAGTGGGTTCGCGGATCAAGGTGCAGTTCCATGCGACCGTATCCGTGGAGCAGTCAAATAGTGTCAGAATCGACCAGGTTCGACGCGTGCAGGACTACCAGTATGCAAAGCCTGTAGAATAG
- the lgt gene encoding prolipoprotein diacylglyceryl transferase, which yields MTLAYIPSPGISSFHLGPVTIRFYALTMLLAIIVAAWITARRWKKEGGRTDQILDIAICAVPAGIVGARLYHVITTPERYFGADGNPADILRIWRGGLGIWGAVLLGALAAWAWCRHKSYPTALLADSVAPALLVAQAIGRLGNWFNQELYGAPTTLPWGLKIDAAGSAIGSSEQCYDGATCPTGTLFQPTFLYEMIWNLIGAALLVWIGHKAVNVLKAGSLFALYVMWYTLGRTWIEALRIDFAHEFLGVRVNVWVSMTVFFLAAAAFVLIARKGKPTSLLSEKLRTITELEVRQESEARSK from the coding sequence ATGACGCTTGCCTACATTCCATCGCCGGGAATATCCAGCTTCCATCTGGGGCCGGTCACCATCAGGTTCTATGCGCTGACCATGCTCTTGGCCATCATCGTGGCTGCCTGGATCACCGCCAGGCGCTGGAAGAAGGAGGGCGGCCGGACCGACCAGATTCTGGACATCGCCATCTGCGCGGTACCGGCCGGCATCGTCGGCGCCAGGCTCTACCACGTCATTACCACCCCTGAGCGGTATTTCGGAGCTGATGGCAATCCAGCCGATATTCTGCGCATCTGGCGTGGCGGTCTGGGCATCTGGGGTGCAGTCCTCCTGGGAGCACTGGCAGCCTGGGCCTGGTGCCGTCACAAGAGCTACCCGACCGCCCTGCTGGCCGACAGTGTGGCCCCTGCCCTTCTGGTGGCTCAGGCCATCGGGCGGCTGGGCAACTGGTTCAACCAGGAGCTCTACGGGGCCCCCACCACGCTGCCCTGGGGGCTGAAGATCGACGCGGCAGGTTCCGCCATCGGCAGCAGCGAACAGTGCTATGACGGGGCCACTTGCCCGACCGGCACCCTCTTCCAACCAACATTCCTCTATGAGATGATCTGGAACCTGATCGGCGCGGCCCTCCTGGTCTGGATCGGCCACAAGGCCGTGAACGTGCTCAAGGCCGGCTCCCTCTTCGCCCTCTATGTCATGTGGTACACCCTGGGGCGCACCTGGATCGAGGCCCTTCGCATCGACTTCGCCCACGAATTCCTGGGAGTCAGGGTCAACGTCTGGGTGTCCATGACGGTCTTCTTCCTTGCGGCTGCAGCCTTCGTCCTCATAGCGCGCAAGGGCAAGCCGACCTCCCTGCTGTCCGAAAAGCTGCGGACCATCACCGAGCTTGAGGTGCGTCAGGAGTCCGAGGCCCGGAGCAAGTAG
- a CDS encoding FHA domain-containing protein, producing the protein MTDPIPTAGETTIIGMPALNIPVTSNGDRPLTKDDLETMARLPEGTALLISTRGAVSGSRYLLDEDQVSVGRDPKADILLDDSTVSRAHAIFVRTDHGFRVEDTGSLNGTYVNRERVDQADLHNGDEIMIGKFRLVYFDNRAVIAKN; encoded by the coding sequence ATGACAGATCCTATTCCCACTGCGGGCGAGACGACCATCATCGGCATGCCGGCCCTGAACATTCCAGTCACCTCCAACGGTGACCGTCCACTGACCAAGGACGACCTGGAGACCATGGCGCGATTGCCTGAGGGCACAGCCCTGCTGATCTCTACCAGGGGAGCGGTGTCAGGATCGCGTTATCTGTTGGACGAGGATCAGGTCAGCGTGGGTCGCGATCCGAAGGCGGACATCCTGCTGGATGATTCGACGGTCTCCAGGGCGCACGCCATATTCGTACGGACTGACCATGGTTTTCGGGTCGAGGATACTGGCAGCCTCAACGGCACTTACGTCAACCGCGAACGCGTGGACCAGGCCGACCTGCACAATGGCGACGAGATCATGATCGGCAAGTTCAGGTTGGTCTACTTCGATAATCGGGCAGTCATCGCCAAGAACTGA
- a CDS encoding MerR family transcriptional regulator: MAEELPTLVQGELFSPEQAEGTTRGYRGTVAAKVAGITYRQLDYWARKRIVEPSIKASHGSGSRRLYSFKDVVILAVLKRLLDAGVNLVNATNTVNYLERRTVGQLEHVTVVCDGDQVTECSGPDQVFALMQSGRAVFAISVGAIWHRMDLELQTCDHVDLTTGQLTPGLPERPIDELTAMRLRQRLEQQHEQRQRAA, translated from the coding sequence ATGGCCGAAGAGTTGCCGACGCTGGTGCAGGGGGAACTCTTTTCGCCTGAGCAGGCCGAGGGCACGACCCGGGGCTACCGGGGAACGGTCGCGGCCAAGGTGGCCGGCATTACCTATCGGCAGCTGGATTATTGGGCCCGCAAGCGAATCGTCGAGCCATCGATCAAGGCCTCGCACGGATCAGGCTCCCGCAGGCTCTATTCCTTCAAGGATGTGGTCATCCTGGCCGTCCTCAAGCGCCTCTTGGATGCCGGTGTCAATTTGGTCAATGCCACGAACACGGTGAACTATCTCGAGCGTCGAACAGTCGGTCAACTTGAGCATGTAACGGTGGTCTGCGATGGTGATCAGGTCACAGAATGCTCAGGACCCGATCAGGTCTTTGCACTGATGCAGTCCGGGCGTGCAGTTTTTGCTATCTCTGTGGGTGCCATCTGGCATCGTATGGATCTGGAGCTGCAGACCTGCGACCACGTGGATTTGACTACTGGACAGCTGACCCCGGGTCTGCCTGAACGACCTATCGACGAGCTGACGGCTATGCGTCTGCGTCAGCGCCTGGAGCAGCAGCACGAGCAGCGCCAGCGGGCTGCATGA
- the trpA gene encoding tryptophan synthase subunit alpha: MASTLQALRQEGRPAFIGYFPYGFPDVPTSLEAMRVMVKSGVDILEIGLPYSDPVMDGPVIQAASKCAIDNGVKVEGVFDAVRQVQADGARALVMSYWNLIMHHGVADFAARMAEAGGSGLVTPDLIVDESGEWIEQSDRYGLDRVYLVSPDSTDARLQITSRAARGFVYATSRMGVTGERTSMSNSAQNLVARVRQAGAPYVCVGIGVSTAQQASQVGAYADGVIVGSALVHCLLDDEGRPRKDRRKALESLAEVCSDLRWGISQARK; this comes from the coding sequence GTGGCGTCCACGCTGCAGGCCCTCCGCCAAGAGGGCAGGCCGGCATTCATCGGGTACTTCCCCTACGGTTTCCCTGACGTGCCCACATCCTTGGAGGCCATGCGGGTCATGGTGAAAAGCGGGGTCGACATCCTCGAGATCGGGCTGCCCTACAGCGACCCGGTCATGGATGGCCCGGTCATCCAGGCGGCCAGCAAGTGCGCCATCGACAATGGCGTCAAGGTCGAGGGTGTCTTCGACGCGGTCCGCCAGGTTCAGGCGGACGGTGCCAGGGCTCTGGTCATGAGCTACTGGAATCTGATCATGCATCACGGAGTAGCGGATTTTGCCGCCCGCATGGCCGAGGCCGGCGGGTCCGGGCTGGTCACCCCGGATCTGATCGTCGACGAATCCGGGGAATGGATAGAGCAGTCGGACCGGTATGGTCTTGACCGGGTCTATCTGGTCTCGCCCGACTCAACCGATGCACGTCTGCAGATCACCTCCCGTGCAGCCAGAGGATTCGTCTACGCGACCTCCCGAATGGGCGTGACCGGCGAACGTACCAGCATGTCCAACTCGGCCCAGAACCTGGTGGCGAGAGTCAGGCAGGCTGGTGCCCCTTATGTCTGCGTGGGCATCGGGGTGTCTACCGCCCAGCAGGCCTCCCAGGTCGGCGCCTACGCGGACGGGGTCATCGTCGGCTCGGCCCTGGTCCATTGCCTTCTGGATGACGAGGGCAGGCCACGAAAGGACCGCAGAAAGGCACTGGAGTCCCTGGCTGAGGTTTGCTCCGACCTGCGTTGGGGCATCTCCCAGGCCAGGAAGTGA
- a CDS encoding small basic family protein → MSAILGLILGVVAGIFLKPDIPIVLQPYLPIMVVAALDALMGAVRSYFERSFSDRVFVVSFISNVITATLLVFLGNQLGVGSQLSTAVIVVLGIRIFSNVSAIRRFIFKG, encoded by the coding sequence ATGTCGGCAATTCTCGGCCTGATCCTAGGCGTGGTGGCGGGCATCTTCCTCAAGCCCGACATTCCCATTGTCCTGCAGCCTTATTTGCCTATCATGGTGGTGGCCGCCCTGGATGCCCTGATGGGCGCAGTCCGCTCCTACTTCGAACGCAGCTTCTCGGACCGGGTCTTCGTGGTTTCCTTCATCTCCAATGTGATCACGGCCACTCTTCTGGTCTTCCTGGGCAACCAGCTGGGCGTGGGTTCTCAGCTGTCCACGGCCGTCATTGTGGTCCTGGGCATCCGGATCTTCTCCAACGTTTCCGCTATTCGACGGTTCATTTTCAAGGGGTGA
- the hisG gene encoding ATP phosphoribosyltransferase yields MLKVAVPNKGMLSQPAWRLLSESGYRLRSNDRQLVVDDVDNDIQLFYLRPNDIAVYVGLGTIDLGITGRDLLLNSGTRAVEVIELGFGASTFRFAAPEASAINTLQDVDGKRIGTTFDRLLEDYLNSKGLKAELIHLDGAVESSVELGVADLIADVVSTGTTLRNAGLRVFGDPILKSEGILIRSPRLDPDDERLAVMSRRLEGVLTARRYVLMDYDIPVERVAMAVGITPGYESPTVSSLHDKQWAAVRAMVPRDQVNNLMDRLYEIGARAILVTALQASRM; encoded by the coding sequence GTGTTGAAGGTCGCGGTGCCCAATAAGGGCATGTTGTCCCAGCCCGCATGGAGGCTGCTGTCAGAGTCCGGCTATCGTCTGCGTTCCAATGACCGGCAACTGGTGGTCGATGACGTCGACAACGACATCCAGCTCTTTTACTTAAGGCCCAACGATATAGCGGTCTATGTCGGCTTGGGGACCATTGATCTGGGCATCACCGGGCGTGACCTGCTGCTCAACTCCGGAACCAGGGCCGTCGAGGTCATTGAGCTGGGATTCGGCGCATCCACATTCAGATTCGCCGCTCCGGAAGCCAGTGCTATCAACACCTTGCAGGACGTGGACGGCAAACGGATCGGCACTACCTTCGACCGGCTTCTTGAAGACTACCTGAACAGCAAGGGACTCAAGGCCGAACTGATCCACTTGGACGGCGCAGTGGAGTCCTCAGTCGAGCTCGGGGTAGCCGACCTGATCGCCGATGTGGTCTCCACCGGCACCACCCTGCGCAACGCCGGGCTTCGGGTCTTCGGCGATCCCATTCTGAAATCGGAGGGGATTCTCATCAGATCACCCCGTCTGGATCCCGATGATGAGCGGTTGGCGGTCATGTCCCGCAGGCTGGAGGGCGTGCTGACAGCCCGCCGCTATGTACTGATGGATTATGACATCCCGGTAGAGCGCGTAGCCATGGCGGTGGGCATCACGCCCGGCTATGAGTCGCCGACAGTCTCCTCCCTGCACGATAAGCAGTGGGCCGCAGTCAGGGCCATGGTTCCCAGGGACCAGGTGAACAACCTCATGGACCGCCTCTATGAGATCGGTGCGCGTGCCATCCTTGTAACTGCCCTTCAAGCTTCTAGAATGTAG